DNA from Eucalyptus grandis isolate ANBG69807.140 chromosome 5, ASM1654582v1, whole genome shotgun sequence:
TGTGGCTGGCCAGCAATCAACAATGTCAGAAAGGGTTGGGCAATGGTCTCCCTTGCCCAATTTGGCAAGGGCCACCTTCACCGGCCCTTGGTAAGGGCCAACAAGGACCTGTCACCTATGGCCAACTAGGGCTTGGCGATCGCCCTTGGGAGGCCGCCTTTGTGGCCATCAATGAGGTTAGTCCTAGCCCTAGGTGAGGTTGCCCTCGCTGAGACCTCGTCAGCCCTAAGTAAGGCCAACGAGCACTGGTAGGCCCTAGTTAGCCCTTACTAGCGACTAGCAAGGTTGGCAGAGCTtttgccccaaaaaaaaagaactaaaattaaatttgtaattagACAAAAACTTCCATGATTGGTCGCAATAGTTAGCCAACCGATGACCTACAAGgtcaagcctttatttgaaatgaccatgaccactttagacttttatttgaaataatcattaCCACTTCATACCCTTATTGATACAAAGTTTATTTTATGTCCTTATTTGAGAGAATGATAGCACTCCatgcccttatttggaattttccctatagataggagtttttttttttttttttgtcaaatatatatactAAACCAATCTCCCCCAAACTTTTGtttagaattttataattttacatTTCAAATATAAGAAGTGATTGGTTACAAAATGAGTAAGATCTAAAACCTATCATGTCAAAATCAGTTCTCAGTTCATAGAATCAAACCGATCAACCGTTAATTGACCTACTTTTATTTAGTTACTCTATCGTCTAAGTTAGTTCTATAAAAGTGATCAATTGGAATACCATATGGTTTGGTTATGTAAGAATGCTCAAtcctttttataatattttgcaaaaatttaaaatcaagaCTTGTagagtttgattttgaattgtttCATACCCATTTTTATATGAAAACCACGAATCGACCTGATCAAGATTAGTTGCCAAGTATTTTACCTCGGAACCAAACAGGTCCTGATGCGAATTGGCTTGTGATCTGTTGGGTAAAGTCGGTTCGATTCGGTTCCAGCTTGAATCGGCCCGTTTGCTTACCCCTGCCAATTATATCGGAGGAAGCTTGTGATCTATCGATGTAGATGTCTAAGGCCTTTATCGAGAAAATAAATAGTACAAGGGgcgcctttggagaaaaatccaTAATATGGGGCTCaattaagattttgaaaatgatgagaTCTAGCCACAGTACTTCATCGCCCGAATCCTGAAGGAACCAAAAGGCGAAACAGCGAAAAAACGCTTCCTTCGCGGTGGCCGAGATTTTGTAGAGCGGCGGCCGGTGATTCTCCAGTGGGTGATTGACGGCGTCAGGTGGTGGTTCGGCGGTCGTCCTCTTCCGGCGAGAGGGTGGGCGTTAAGGCCGGTCACAGCGAGAGAAAAAGCAGTCCCGGCAAGTCTCCGTTTCACAGACTTTATGGCTTGAAATTATCGAGCGATTTTTCGTGTTATTTGCGCTTGTTATCGCTACTGTATTGATGTTCTAGAAATCGGTATTCTATTAATCGGATTTTAGTTCAGTTCGTTGCTAGCTTGATTCAAAGCGGGGTTAGGTGTGGTCTTTCGTTTGATCTGTGTAAATGTGAATACTGGTTGATTTCGTGTGTGCTTGTTTCGAATCTTTATGGGGTTTATGAGTTTCTTGTTGACGGGCTTTTGTAATTTTCGTTTTACGCGAAGTGTGGTCGAAAAAGACTTGGTTTTTGATGATGGATAATCGTGGGTAAGGATGGGTTTTTCACTGAAATTGTTTGGGATGGGATTTAATTGTTACCTGCCTTGTTCAACTAGACTGGATGGGTAGAATGTTCAGTCCTTGAGGCGAGGAGCTGGTGACCATTGATTAAGTTTTTCAGTCCTTGTGGCTAGAGTTACGGGGCTGAAGATCACCTTGTCGGctgaattttctttatttctgtgAGAAAAGGGAATGTCAAGTGCTACTGTCGGACTTTGAACAAAAAGCTGTTGGATGTCAATGGTGGATTTGTGTGCAAGCATGTTTCTGCGTTTCCAAATATTCACGTCCCAAACCTTGTCATACTATATGTTCAGAAGGGTGTCGTAGCTAGTGATGGTTCAAGCTGACTATTTGGATGAAAGGTGGAGTACTGAGCTTGCTCTTATGTTATGATCCCTTTACAAAGTAGTGTATACTTGCAAGTAAGCTGTGAGAGATGAAATGTGGATTAAGCTGGTTTGCTGAAACTAGTGGATAGAAACTCATAAAATGAAGCAACACTAATTACCCATGACCGCATAGCCGCTGCCACTTTCTGTGATGACTGTACATCAGTGCCATTCGGGAACTTTCTTTCTAATTGAACTCCTAGAGCTTGCTTGTCATCATGCCCTTCTATTTAATTGAATACCTAGAGCTTGCTTGTCATCATGCCCGTGAGTGGTGTTTTCCTCATGAGCAATCCTTGCTTCTGGACCGTCTTCTGCTTTCACCACCATATTTTTCAAGCGTGGATTGCTTAGTTTATTTGGTACTTTTGGCCATTTCTTTCACACATCATCTCCAATAGCATCCCAAGCCATCTGGTTCCTAGGTCACCAAAGAAGCGTTAACAGTCTAATATGTTCATGCTCCTATTGATGCTAATAAGAGGTAGTGAAAGGTCACTTGTAAGAGCTCATGAATGATTGTGGAAACTGCTTCTTCCAGGGAATGGGTTTGTGGACATTACTTGAAGGCCTTTTGCTTCTTGCCAATGCTCTTGCAATATTGAATGAGGACCGTTTCTTAGCTCCCAGGGGCTGGGGCTTCCAAGAATTTCCAGGCGGGAAAGCGAAATCATTAAAAGGACAGGTTATAGGTCTCATTTATGCAACACAGTACTTAAGGGTTCCCCTTATTATCTTAAACAGCATTTGTATAATCATAAAGCTGGTCTCTGGCTAGTATCTTGTGGTAACCATACCCTATGAGAAGCTTAATTGGTATGTCCTTCCTCACATATGTTGTGCCTGTAAcatctatttttcctctcttttttttgaatttgcaCTGTGAAGAACAGAGTTTTAGAGAAGATTGGGCTATGTTTTTTATCTCTAGGGGGTGATGATGGTGAATAGTACAGTTCATTAGTCATTTACAATGGAAGAATGTGCTCATTTGACGATGTTGATGTTTATTGCTTTTCATTTGATTGTATTGAACTTGTGAAGGAATGCATTTTTTGAGGTAGAAAAATTTTGCCAATAGTTTTGACTCCCTCTTATGTGGACTGGTCTAAATTCTTGGTACCTTTTCAAGTATTGTGGTTTCATCCCTTTATTTCCCGGGGGTAATGAAACCAGAGATCTGGACCTTTGAGTGGCCAATGAGACTGATTGAAACGTTTAGGACTTCTGGAATAATCGAAAGGTTTGTGGGCAAAAATCTGGGTTCCGGAGGTAGAGATTTAGTGCAATGATTTGGGGCATTCCTTTTCTGTTGTCCAGTTTGCCATAATAGACCTCAATGGGGTCTTCCAAGATGGCCCCTGGTTTATCAATGGTATCTCTTCAGCAAGGGATCCCAAGTTCTGCCCTTCCAAAGCTGCCATGTCGCCGGTGGCAGTCTCAATTTGTATCCTAGAGTTGGGGCGTTCGGTTCTCTGATATGGAAATGTTGAAGAAGGTAGGAAGTCGGGTCGGACTGGTTTTGAGAATCAATTGGGGAGTGCCGTAGCTTTGCGAGGTTTAGCGTCCAAGTTCTGTATTGTGATGTCGAATTTGCATTTCTAGATGTGCTTCAATTCTGGTTTGGTCGTTCTCAGAAAGGACCGATGCATATATATTGCCTGAGAGCATGAAGGCGGCAGCCGGCCGACATGCACAACCCGCAGGGACTCACAATTGTTCCTCTACCGACGCAAAGGACTGTCTGATTTGTAAACAATAAAATTGCACATTTCAATTATGAGGTTGcccttcgaccaaaaaaataaaataaaatttatgaggTTGCCCTTTTAATGATGACTTTATCTTATTAATAATCtgtttattttatggaaaactttttttggacaaatattttcctcatttttcattattttatttgcttagaaaaatgatttaatgaaaatttgtacttgaattctggaaaatgatttcctttttaaaaaatcgaaaattattttctaaaatatgattaaatagCAAGGCTTGGATTAGATGCTCTGCGTTTGGGCACAAGAATCCATATTCTTATTCTTGGGCCCATGGCCCCATGGTAGAGGTGGCAAGCTGGGTTTAGATCTATATATGatccatttaaatcataaatgggtcatttagtttttgagaaaaagtagTTAAATGGATTTAATAATCAAAGACTTAAAataggtgggtcttaagtgagtcttaaatgggttggatttaGAATCCACTTTAAtgaaaacctcacaatctctctctcttccttctttaactttacaaaaatatattttttataaaaatcgaaattataattattttttattttaattttcttttctttttctttcttcctcctccttccgatGGTTTGGCATGGTGATTACCGGGTGATCGAcctggcgagcctcgagctcgccaaatcGGCAAGACTCAAACTCGCCGGTGTgtcgggtgaggctcgaccctcaccgGATTCAAagggcaagctcaagcctcaccaatggGCGAGCCTTAAGCTCGCCGGGTGTCAATGGCGTCAACGagggcgagctcaaggctcactGTGGCGGGTTGTCACCGTTGTCGTGGCCAAGAAacaccaaagaagaaaaaaaaaaaaaaaaaaaaagagaaaaaggaaattaaaaattatattcttaaaaataaaaataattttaattttaattttaatttttaaaaataaaaaataattaaaattgatttttaaaaattatttgtccattaaatttgtgttgtataaaactatattaacaatatcatttttaaaatattgtatataaaataaataatttttttttaagtttagttaagtGGGTTGGGTATGGATTGAGTATAGATCGGGTCTAGTATGagtcaaaaattttgcattgcaataaatgggtcataaacgaaTTAAATAGATCCGACATGACCCGACTCAAACTCGACCTGACCCACCCGTTTAGGCCCTATTTGGCAATTTCTATTCATGTTTTccagaacacaaatttttgttcttttatttcgggaaacaaaaaaagaacagaaacacatttatttacacttttgttcctgGGCGAGAACAGATTTagaacataaacaagaagtataaaaacatgtttcttatTCACGAGAATACTTCCGAGAAAcacttttattcttctttttcttcttccttttgccgatcatcgaccttggccatggccggtgccggcgaccggccaaacaagggccggcaacctcgccgaAGCATCCCCCAACCCCTAGAGAGGCCGAGAAACGGCGTGGCGTGCGGCCTGAGCCTCACCGAGGCTGGGCCTTGCCAGGCTAGGGCAAGGCCGAACCTTGGGGCGGGCCGGCCTTCGGTGAGGCCGATCTCGCGCTAGCAAGCAAGCTTGGCTCGCTGCAtttgggcgagcttgagctcgcctagccaaggcgagccttgccgtggccgggcgaggccgccgtaaggaagaaaaaaaaaatgaaaaataaaataaaaatatttaaaaattttaaaaaattatacaagtttaacaaacatgtttttgttgttttttttttattccaagaatataaattttgtgcagctaccaaacacgttcttctattcaaaattgttcccgtaacaaaaatagttttttctatttcgtttctaggaacaatttttgaaagaaatccTTACCAAAGGCACCCTTAATGTGTCTAGCCCATAGTAACGAGCCCGGGATTTAGCGGCTGAGGCTGAGTTCATTGAGTCCTATTGAGGCCAAGCTCGAGTCTAAAGAGGTCAAGCTTGGAACCTCAACACCCCAGCTTGGGTCTACAAAGGCCGAGCTAAAGATCCCATTGCTCGTGCCCGCATCTTCAGCACCTAGAGTCCATTAAGGTAGAGCTCAAGTCCATAGTGTTCATGCTCAAGACCTGCACTTGGGATTAGATCCATCAAGTCCTTACTCATGACCTTGGTGCCAATGCCAGGGTCCTTGGTGACCAGGCCCAAGTACATCAAGATCAAGCTCGAAACCCTAGCACTCATGCATGTGTCCCTATGCTCGGGATATAGTGCATCGAGGCTAAGCCTAGGACTCTATTGCTAGTGCCTGGTTCCATCGAGGTCGAGCCCATGTCCATCAAGGTGGGGTTTGAGCTGGCACACTCACctaggtccattgaggccaAGCTTGAAACCCTAGCACTTGTGCCTTTATCCATCAAGGCTTGGCTTGAGTCCATCAAGGTTAGGCATGGAACCCCAGTGCTCATGCTCAAGTCCTCTAGACTCATACTCGAGTCCATTAAGGTTAGGTTGGGACCTTAAAGCCATACACTGATATGCAACACCCGATTCCATTGAGACTAGACTTAGGATCAATGCCTATGCTTGTACCCAGGACTTAGGTGCCCATGCTCAGGTTGTGGTTCATTGAGGCCAAACCCAAGGCCTTGGTATCCATACTTGATTTACCGGTTATCCATAGGTGAGTCATTAGCACCCGTGTAAGGATAATTTGATCTTCCTAACCAAACAACAAGAAATATTTTCTGgttcatttttaggttttagctaaatattgaaaaatattgttatttttttggaaaataacttTTTGGAAAAGATTTTATTTCCAATAATTTATTTCCCTACTTTCTAGTGTTTGTTGAGTATGATTTTCatagaaaatcatttctttttttatgaaatttttagtgaaaCACACGCACACCCTAAAACCGACTGTTATGCGGTTTGCCATAATAGACCTCAATAGGGTCTTCAAAGATGGCCCTCGGTTTATCAATGGTATCTCTTCAGCAAGGGATCCCAAGTTCTGCCCTTCCAAAGCTGCCATGTCGCCCGTGGCGGTCTCAATTCATATCCTAGAGTTGGGGCATTCGGTTCTCTGATATGGAAATGTTGAAGAAGGTGGGAAGTCAGGGCGGACTGGTTTTGAGAATCGATTGGGGAGTGCCGTAGCTTTGCGAGGTTTAGTATCCAAGTCTTGTTGGATAAACCATCGGACAGGAATATCTGTATTGTGATGTCGAATTTGCATTTCTGCATGTGCTTCAATTCTGGTCTGGTCGTTCTCAGAAAGGACTGATGCATATACATTGCCTGAGAGCATGAAGGCGGCAGCCGGCCGACATGCACAACCCGCAGGGACTCACAATTGTTCCTCTACCGGTGCGAAGGACTGTCTGATTTGTAAACAATAAAATTGAACATTTCAATTATGAGGTTGCCCTTTTAATGATGACTTTATCTTATTAATAGTCtgtttattttatggaaaactttttttggaaaaatattttcctcatttttcattatttgaattgcttaggaaaatgatttaatgaaaaatttgtacttgaattctggaaaatgatttcctttttaaaaatcgaaaattattttctaaaatataattaaatagcAAGGTTTGGATTAGATGCTCTGCGTTTGGGCACAAGAATCCATATTCGTATTATTGGGCCCATGGTAACGAGCCTGGATTTAGCGGCTGAGGCTGAGTTCATTGAGTCCTATCGAGGCCAAGCTTGAGTCTAAAAGGTCGGGCTTGGAACCTAGCACCCTAGCTTGGGTCTACAAAGGCCGAGCTAAAGATCCCATTGCTCGTGCTCCGCGTCTTTAGCACCTAGGCATGAGTCCATTAAGGTAGAGCTCAAGTCCATAGCATTCATGCTCGAGACCCTATACTTGGGATTGGATCCATCAAGTCCTGACTCATGACCTTAGTGCCAATGCTTGGGTCCTTGGGTCCTTGGTGACCAAGCCCAGGTACATCAAGATCGGGCCTGAAACCCTATCACTCATGCCTGTGTCCCTATGCTCGGGATAAAGTGCATCGAGGCTAAGCCTATGACTCTAGTGCTTGTGTCCGGTTCCATCGAGGTCAGGCCCATGTCCATCAAGGTGGGGTTTGAGCCAGCACACTCACctaggtccattgaggccaAGCTTGAAACCCAAGCACTTGTGCCCTTATCCATCAAGGTTAGGCATGGAACCCCAGTGCTCATGCTCAAGTCCTCTAGACTCCTACTTGGGTCCATTAAGGTTAGGCTGGGACCTTAAAGCCATACATCGATTTGCAACACTTGGTTCCATTGAGACCGGACCTAGGATCAATGCCTATGCTTGTACGCAAGACTTAGGTGCCCATGCTCAGGTTGTGGTTCATTGAGGCCAAACCCAGGGCCTTGGTATCCATACTTGATTCACCAGTTGTCCATAGATAAGTCATTAGCGCCCATGTAAggataatttgattttcctaatgAAACAACAGGAAATATCTTCGGgttcatttttaagttttaactaAATGTCGAAAAATATTGttattcttttagaaaataactttttggaaaacattctATTTCCAAGAATTTATTTCCCTACTTTTCTGGTGTTTGTTGAATAtgattttcatagaaaataatttctttttttttaatgaaatttttagtgaaaCACATGCACACCCTTAAACAACATGGGCACCCACAATATGTCAAAGTGAAAATTTAAGGTTGAAATGGCTACTGAATTTGCTCttaatatttagaaaaacaGCTTACTAAATATTTGGTTTAGTTTGCGAGATGAATATTAGTTGTTGTGGAATAACGAAGACCTAAGTgaccaaaaataagaaaggtttttggtataaaaaaaaaaagatattgagaaaattttcaattgaactTTGGAAAGTGCTAAATATCTAAGGCATCGTAATTACATTTTTTGGCCTCCAGTTGGATGTTACATATCATTCATCATGAGCTTTCTCATGCAATTCCCAAGAAAAAGTTTGATTGTCTTTTCGCGTTTGATTGTCCGACTTTTCTCGTCCGTATGCATCCACGCATCGACGCTATCGTCGGTATGTGCCGCTGTCGTGCGCATCTTAGCTTcaatgggattttttttttcgaaggAGAAGGTTGATCGATGAGGGCATTGGATTTCCAAGGTATTAGGAACGTAAGTGGTTTGACCATGAGCTGGATCCCCAAaacatgggaaaaaaaaacaaaagagcagCTCGAGTGTTCTGACTAGTCTACTTAATCTGGGTCTTCTCAACGAAGTGCtctgatggaaaaaaaaaaaaaaatgaagtgctCTGATGTGTTGGAGATGGAATTCGATTGGACGGACGAGAGTCCGTTGATATtgtttgattctatttttttcaacCGGTTTTTAGTTGAAATTGATGTGACGAGATTGAAGCAGCGGACTGGATTGACGCCGTCTCTCTTGAATTCTCTTCCTTTGAAATCGTGTTCTCtcttctatttctctgtttctttacCTTCTGCaaattttctgtttgttttATTTGGGGGGTTGAATTGGACAGCAACGTGCTGCTCAAGTCTTCCGGTCAAATTCGATCGACTCAGACGAACCAACAAGATGTGGAATGTTCTCTTTGGGAGTTGGACGGTATTATTCTAAAAATACGAGTAGGCGGCTGAGGGTTGCCAATTGCCTTTTTTGTCCAAGACAAAGCATTTAGGAGGGCCggagttttaaagaaaaagtaaggtttttgtttttttgggcaAGTTACTTCTGCACTGGTACTTTTTTCTTTGTGAGTTACCGGTTTCCTTAAAccctcaaataaataaaaactaacctttttttttttattgtaaataatttttataaaaataaattttttttcgtGAAATTTTTAGTGAGACATGCATCCTAAAAGAACATGGACGCCAACCATATGTCAAAGTGAAAATTTAATGTTGAAATGATTATTGAATTTGCTCTTTATATTAAGAAAGATGGCATTCTAAATATTTGGCTTAGTTTGCGAGATAAATATAAGTTGTTGTGAAATGATGGAGATctaagttgaaaaaaaaaaaaaaaaaggaaaggtttTCGGTAAAAATAAGATGCGACAAAATTTTCCATTGAACTTTGGAAAGTGCTTAATATTTAAGGCATCatgatttagaaatttaaaagaTTCAATTTACTTTTGAACTACATTTTTAGCCTCTAGTTCGATATTACACCATTATCATTCATTATGagctttttcatgaaatttttgggGACAAGATTGaggttaatttaa
Protein-coding regions in this window:
- the LOC104443527 gene encoding immediate early response 3-interacting protein 1, with product MGLWTLLEGLLLLANALAILNEDRFLAPRGWGFQEFPGGKAKSLKGQVIGLIYATQYLRVPLIILNSICIIIKLVSG